In one Magnetococcus sp. PR-3 genomic region, the following are encoded:
- a CDS encoding endo alpha-1,4 polygalactosaminidase, with protein MARFDTGMFKWIPLFVFSWLLYLSPLPSYASGLQYRIDSWAVYYANKASTQDFNDYELVVLDSTFHPPIPPLLEQDKTLLGYLSLGEVGQHRDYFAKVKEEDILLQENAYWKGSYFVDVRSPLWTKRVLETLIPDILQQGFQGIFIDTLDNPPYLEQQNPKQFKGMAQAAINLIHAIRLHYPDMLIMVNRGYAILPKIQSTIDMVLGEAVYTKFDFQDKRYVHVPNTIYNAQVNILKKAKKGAPHLQVFTLDYWDPKDKAGLASIAKEQKKNGFTPYIATHLLDQLVPQP; from the coding sequence ATGGCACGGTTCGACACGGGCATGTTCAAATGGATACCACTCTTTGTCTTTAGCTGGCTGTTATACCTCTCCCCACTCCCTTCCTATGCCTCCGGCTTACAGTACCGTATTGACAGCTGGGCGGTCTATTATGCGAACAAAGCATCTACCCAAGATTTTAATGATTATGAGTTAGTGGTTTTAGATAGCACCTTTCATCCCCCCATCCCCCCCCTTTTAGAGCAAGACAAAACATTATTAGGTTATTTAAGTTTAGGCGAAGTGGGTCAACACCGAGACTATTTTGCGAAGGTCAAGGAAGAAGATATTCTCCTACAGGAGAATGCCTACTGGAAAGGCAGCTACTTTGTTGATGTTCGAAGTCCTCTTTGGACCAAACGGGTTCTGGAAACCTTAATTCCAGACATTCTTCAACAAGGGTTCCAAGGCATTTTTATTGACACGCTAGACAACCCGCCTTACCTGGAACAGCAAAACCCTAAACAGTTTAAAGGCATGGCTCAAGCAGCCATTAACTTAATCCATGCCATTCGTCTGCACTATCCCGATATGCTTATTATGGTCAATCGTGGCTATGCCATCTTACCCAAAATACAGTCAACCATTGATATGGTGTTGGGAGAGGCGGTCTATACTAAGTTTGATTTTCAAGATAAGCGCTACGTACATGTACCCAATACCATCTATAACGCCCAGGTAAATATCTTAAAAAAGGCCAAAAAGGGCGCACCCCATTTACAGGTTTTTACGCTGGATTACTGGGACCCCAAAGATAAAGCAGGTCTGGCCAGCATAGCGAAAGAGCAGAAAAAAAATGGCTTTACCCCTTATATTGCCACACATCTGCTGGATCAATTGGTGCCACAGCCATGA
- a CDS encoding sensor domain-containing diguanylate cyclase, with translation MQTENKIEQDSQQIQNPTSKLFFGWKLTPPFTLKRIVHHHYLTSALVPILAIDLVLLLLYFGITSYLSQHNGEALRQTALTNMHGFIQREAQNLNQRLAEISRTALLLQDQHSRFFQMAPWQGLALPYGEPEFATHTNGAYHKRKDNGGSSLYYSSGEVMDAQQKAKARASEWLDPMLKKVVNTHPLVAQAYLNTHDNMNRLYPFMVDAPGQYGASLDMEVYNFYYLADPKHNPQRKPVWTNTYLDPAGQGWMVSCVVPIYNGDLMEGVTGLDVTIRNFVDHVLSLKLPWSGSAFLLDERGTILAMPPRIEEILGLKELKEHVYKETVERTVLRPEAYNILKHPDPYVQEQFHKLLGGEAEQGVLATKGSRFLLAHQKVPETGWKLVTLVDESVLLSAQHRLDALAQRIGLLAGVGVVLFYVLFFLYLSRKSLKLSGIITQPLQQLANQARNFGRRLGGAPLSRVGVVEVDSLTDTFNTMTRELEHRTEKLIEMQIESQLHAEKAKLYARQVCTDALTGLYTASEMVSLAGREMARSRRYHQPLSLLLVHLSDPSQASGQESPHSLEARVKGLANLLSELLREVDMIGRWQEDQFLILSPATELKEMALLAERLELELGNRILDGVGHIKLAMSVVQLQDEVEAPSLIQTAQKVLDHVIESEGRGVLVVTPQGRQWLTEYLQASARR, from the coding sequence ATGCAAACGGAAAACAAAATAGAGCAGGATTCCCAACAGATCCAAAACCCTACTTCCAAACTGTTCTTTGGGTGGAAGTTGACACCCCCGTTTACCTTAAAGCGTATTGTTCATCATCATTACTTAACATCAGCCTTGGTGCCTATTTTGGCCATTGATCTGGTGCTGTTGCTCTTATACTTCGGTATTACCAGTTATCTCTCTCAGCATAATGGTGAGGCGCTTAGGCAGACAGCTTTAACCAATATGCATGGCTTTATCCAACGTGAAGCGCAAAATCTGAATCAGCGCTTGGCTGAGATCAGCCGGACAGCGCTGTTATTACAGGATCAGCATAGTCGTTTTTTTCAAATGGCCCCTTGGCAGGGGCTCGCCTTGCCTTATGGAGAGCCTGAGTTTGCGACCCATACCAACGGTGCTTACCATAAACGTAAGGATAATGGGGGTAGCAGCCTCTACTACTCCAGTGGTGAGGTGATGGATGCCCAGCAAAAAGCCAAAGCCCGTGCATCCGAATGGTTAGACCCTATGTTGAAAAAGGTCGTGAATACACACCCTTTGGTGGCACAAGCCTATCTCAATACCCACGATAATATGAACCGTCTCTACCCCTTTATGGTAGATGCCCCTGGGCAATATGGCGCATCACTGGATATGGAAGTGTACAACTTCTACTATCTGGCCGATCCCAAACATAATCCTCAGCGCAAACCTGTCTGGACCAATACCTATTTAGATCCTGCTGGACAGGGGTGGATGGTCTCCTGTGTTGTGCCCATTTATAATGGAGACTTAATGGAAGGGGTCACGGGGCTGGATGTGACCATTCGTAATTTTGTGGATCATGTGCTCTCATTAAAACTGCCCTGGTCGGGCAGTGCATTCTTGCTGGATGAACGCGGTACCATTTTGGCAATGCCCCCGCGTATTGAGGAGATTCTTGGGCTTAAAGAGCTCAAAGAACACGTCTATAAAGAGACGGTGGAACGTACAGTACTGCGCCCTGAAGCCTATAATATTCTTAAACACCCTGACCCTTATGTGCAGGAGCAGTTTCATAAACTGTTAGGGGGGGAGGCCGAGCAGGGGGTGCTGGCAACCAAAGGTAGTCGTTTTCTGCTGGCTCACCAAAAGGTCCCTGAAACCGGCTGGAAGTTGGTGACGTTGGTGGATGAATCGGTCCTGCTTAGTGCCCAACATCGGTTGGATGCCCTTGCCCAACGTATTGGCTTGCTGGCGGGGGTGGGGGTGGTTCTTTTTTATGTTCTATTTTTCCTCTACTTAAGCCGGAAATCCCTAAAACTATCTGGCATTATTACCCAACCTTTGCAGCAGTTGGCCAATCAAGCACGTAATTTTGGCCGTCGGTTGGGGGGGGCGCCTCTGAGTCGTGTTGGGGTGGTTGAGGTGGATAGTTTAACTGATACCTTCAATACCATGACCCGTGAGCTGGAGCACCGAACCGAAAAGTTGATTGAGATGCAGATAGAGTCTCAATTACATGCGGAAAAAGCCAAGCTGTATGCTCGGCAGGTCTGTACGGATGCGCTGACCGGGCTTTATACCGCGAGTGAAATGGTTTCCCTCGCCGGGCGGGAGATGGCACGTAGTCGGCGCTACCATCAACCCTTGAGTCTGCTTTTGGTGCATCTTTCAGATCCATCCCAAGCTAGCGGGCAAGAGAGCCCACATTCGTTAGAAGCACGGGTTAAAGGGTTGGCCAATCTCTTATCTGAACTGCTACGAGAAGTGGATATGATTGGGCGCTGGCAAGAAGATCAGTTTTTAATCCTCTCCCCAGCAACAGAGCTTAAAGAAATGGCTCTGCTGGCAGAGCGGTTGGAGCTGGAACTGGGAAATCGCATTCTTGATGGTGTGGGCCACATTAAACTGGCCATGAGTGTTGTGCAGCTACAGGATGAGGTCGAGGCCCCTTCACTGATACAAACGGCCCAAAAAGTTTTAGACCATGTTATTGAGAGTGAGGGGCGTGGCGTACTGGTTGTTACCCCTCAGGGGCGGCAGTGGCTTACAGAGTATCTTCAGGCTTCTGCGCGTAGATGA
- a CDS encoding bifunctional diguanylate cyclase/phosphodiesterase, whose amino-acid sequence MKSLTHKLVFFFSVLVVVIAIISGWFSHQQIQQLLVERAFDDLTLQMHGKVRGFTRGYEESTNEVLFLASAPAVRGMLRAKKAHGADPLDGSREQVLRIRLAKLFQEFMLRHPDTFQIRLIGSSPEGKEWVRVEMQEKQPVVIPQNQLQSKGHRDYVKQTLALKQGQIHFSSLDLNREHGKVVKPHMPTLRIATPVYYDGQSEALLVINKHVGPALDQFSRDFPWQGQLYLVEPDQLSYLYHPDKAKQFGKELGHSWRLGSEFSEWAKNISSLQTVMDGDRVSSFEEGDKLTHMSWFELGKGQELGLIYSVSREQILGPFQEMPRRNLFVTLGLMMLAMVGVVLFARSVTSPLRHLAEVMFHYGQGESRPLKLSPRGDEVGRMAETFVEMRRGIEARTQALEEEEKRLNSVFDSAVDGILIINSQGVVERYNQGAVKLFGYESEEVLGQNVSILMGAQLAAEHDGYILRFLREGGDRVVGSSREVEACNKQGEALPIQLSVSHFRYGGEDFFTGICHDLRQQYWLQAALKKANEHLEQEVAERTADLTQANQALTQESSEHQGTQAKLFLVNQIIAKARQAIVITNADNKIMDVNPAYEELTGFSKAQVLGQDPAVGKSGRHDAAFYGRMWQGLVDHNHWEGEVWDRRSDGSIYPKYLSIDRILDNEGTVLNYVAMFQDLTEQKATEEELERLSHYDQLTGLPNRALFRNRLEHEFMVADRHDKSVALVLINLDRFKQINDSFGFTVGDKLLAEVAKRLEQLVRKTDLIARRENRQERDSDTISRLGGDEFSIILAELRAAEDAAIVARRTVALLEEPYEIEGQEVFLGGSLGISIYPQNAESLNGMIQCAERALGKAKEGGRGTFRFYSEEMNRHSAEQVRLETELRRAVHEEKFKLFYQPKLELATGRVEGIEALIRWPHSDGGMVSPAEFIPLTEETGLIVPLGRWILQQACADAVALNKHREHPLRVAVNLSAKQFQQEDLAQVVLRVMDETGIDAAQLELEVTESMVMGNVDEAINTMSILKGLGLTLSIDDFGTGYSSLSYLKRFPVDALKVDQSFVRDLEVDSEDAAIVHAVCNLGESLGMKVVAEGIETQQQMDFLKQLNCETGQGFFIAKPMPIEALKEFLKRYEEGAA is encoded by the coding sequence ATGAAAAGCTTAACCCATAAACTGGTTTTCTTTTTTAGTGTTTTAGTGGTGGTTATCGCCATCATTTCAGGCTGGTTTTCTCATCAACAGATTCAGCAACTTTTGGTTGAGCGTGCGTTTGACGATTTGACGTTGCAGATGCATGGTAAGGTTCGTGGTTTTACACGGGGGTATGAGGAGTCTACCAATGAGGTGCTGTTCTTAGCATCCGCACCCGCCGTTCGGGGCATGCTGCGTGCCAAAAAAGCCCATGGTGCAGATCCTCTGGATGGCAGTCGTGAGCAGGTTTTACGTATCCGTCTGGCCAAATTGTTCCAAGAGTTCATGTTGCGTCATCCAGACACCTTTCAGATCCGTCTGATCGGTTCTTCTCCGGAAGGAAAAGAGTGGGTCCGGGTGGAGATGCAAGAGAAACAGCCGGTTGTTATTCCCCAAAATCAGCTGCAATCCAAAGGGCATCGAGACTACGTCAAACAGACGTTGGCGCTTAAGCAGGGACAGATCCATTTTTCATCCCTTGATCTTAACCGTGAGCATGGCAAGGTCGTCAAACCTCACATGCCTACCTTGCGGATCGCCACTCCGGTTTACTATGACGGTCAATCTGAAGCGCTTTTAGTCATTAATAAACATGTAGGTCCAGCGCTGGATCAGTTCAGCCGTGATTTCCCCTGGCAAGGTCAGCTGTATCTGGTTGAGCCAGACCAGCTCAGCTATTTGTACCATCCAGATAAAGCGAAGCAGTTTGGTAAAGAGCTTGGTCACTCTTGGCGTCTTGGGAGTGAGTTTTCAGAATGGGCAAAAAACATCTCATCGCTACAGACCGTTATGGATGGCGATCGTGTCAGCTCTTTTGAAGAGGGAGATAAACTGACCCATATGTCCTGGTTTGAGCTGGGCAAGGGGCAGGAGTTAGGGCTTATCTACTCGGTTTCTCGTGAGCAGATTTTGGGACCCTTCCAGGAGATGCCGCGGCGCAATCTTTTTGTGACTTTGGGTTTGATGATGTTAGCGATGGTTGGTGTGGTGCTGTTTGCCCGCTCTGTCACCAGCCCGTTACGCCACCTTGCTGAAGTGATGTTCCACTATGGTCAAGGAGAGTCCCGCCCGCTGAAGTTATCCCCTCGGGGTGACGAAGTGGGGCGGATGGCGGAAACTTTTGTCGAGATGCGGCGTGGTATTGAAGCCCGTACACAAGCGTTGGAAGAGGAAGAAAAGCGCCTAAACTCAGTTTTTGATTCAGCTGTTGATGGAATTTTGATCATTAACAGTCAAGGGGTGGTTGAGCGCTATAATCAAGGTGCCGTCAAGCTGTTTGGCTATGAATCTGAAGAGGTGTTGGGGCAGAATGTTTCCATACTGATGGGGGCGCAGTTAGCTGCAGAGCATGATGGGTATATTCTGCGCTTTTTAAGAGAAGGTGGCGATCGTGTTGTGGGGAGTAGCCGCGAAGTCGAAGCTTGCAATAAACAAGGTGAGGCCCTGCCTATTCAGCTCTCTGTCAGCCATTTTCGCTATGGTGGTGAAGACTTTTTCACCGGTATTTGCCACGATCTGCGCCAGCAATACTGGCTGCAAGCCGCGCTTAAAAAGGCCAATGAGCATTTAGAGCAGGAAGTCGCAGAACGTACCGCCGACTTGACCCAGGCAAACCAAGCCCTTACCCAGGAGTCCTCTGAACACCAAGGTACCCAAGCCAAACTGTTTTTGGTTAATCAGATCATTGCTAAAGCCAGACAGGCCATCGTCATTACCAATGCTGATAACAAGATAATGGATGTAAACCCTGCCTATGAAGAGTTGACAGGGTTTAGTAAAGCTCAGGTGTTGGGGCAGGATCCTGCTGTCGGTAAATCGGGCCGGCATGATGCCGCTTTTTATGGGCGCATGTGGCAAGGTCTGGTTGATCATAACCATTGGGAAGGTGAGGTTTGGGATCGCCGTTCTGATGGTTCGATCTACCCGAAGTATTTAAGCATAGACCGTATCTTGGATAATGAAGGAACGGTGCTGAACTATGTTGCGATGTTCCAAGATCTGACGGAACAAAAAGCAACAGAGGAGGAGCTCGAGCGGCTCTCTCACTACGATCAATTAACCGGATTACCCAACCGGGCTCTTTTCCGAAACCGTTTAGAGCACGAGTTTATGGTGGCAGATCGCCATGATAAAAGTGTGGCACTGGTACTGATTAATCTGGACCGCTTTAAGCAAATTAACGACTCCTTTGGCTTTACTGTTGGGGATAAGCTGCTGGCTGAAGTGGCCAAACGCTTAGAGCAGTTGGTGCGCAAAACGGATTTGATTGCGCGTCGAGAGAACCGGCAAGAGCGTGACTCTGACACCATCTCAAGACTGGGGGGGGATGAGTTCTCCATTATTTTAGCCGAACTGCGTGCGGCTGAAGATGCAGCGATTGTGGCGCGTCGTACCGTTGCTTTATTGGAGGAGCCTTATGAGATTGAAGGGCAAGAGGTGTTTTTGGGGGGGAGTCTAGGGATCTCTATCTATCCTCAAAATGCGGAGAGTCTGAACGGAATGATCCAATGTGCGGAACGGGCATTGGGTAAGGCAAAAGAGGGTGGGCGTGGCACCTTCCGTTTTTATTCAGAAGAGATGAACCGGCACAGTGCGGAACAGGTCCGTTTAGAGACAGAATTACGACGGGCTGTTCATGAAGAGAAGTTTAAGCTCTTTTATCAACCAAAGTTGGAGCTTGCGACAGGGCGGGTTGAAGGGATAGAGGCACTCATTCGCTGGCCCCACTCTGACGGTGGTATGGTCTCTCCCGCAGAGTTCATTCCCCTAACGGAGGAGACTGGTTTAATTGTTCCACTGGGGCGCTGGATCTTACAACAAGCATGTGCGGATGCCGTCGCGCTTAATAAACATCGAGAGCATCCACTCCGTGTGGCCGTTAATCTATCGGCCAAGCAGTTCCAGCAAGAGGACTTAGCTCAGGTTGTGTTGCGGGTTATGGATGAAACAGGGATTGATGCCGCGCAATTGGAGCTTGAAGTAACCGAGAGCATGGTGATGGGGAATGTGGATGAAGCCATCAATACCATGAGTATTTTAAAAGGTTTGGGCTTGACTCTTTCCATCGATGACTTTGGAACAGGTTACTCTTCCCTCTCTTACCTAAAGCGCTTCCCGGTGGATGCACTTAAAGTGGATCAATCTTTTGTGCGAGATCTGGAAGTTGATTCAGAAGATGCTGCCATTGTTCATGCGGTCTGCAACTTGGGTGAAAGTTTGGGTATGAAAGTGGTTGCTGAAGGGATTGAGACGCAGCAACAGATGGACTTTCTAAAACAGTTGAACTGTGAGACAGGACAAGGGTTCTTTATTGCCAAGCCTATGCCTATTGAGGCTTTGAAAGAGTTCCTTAAGCGTTATGAGGAAGGTGCCGCTTGA
- the arsJ gene encoding organoarsenical effux MFS transporter ArsJ: MSPSIRNYLVITGGYWAFTLTDGAIRMLVVLHFHSLGYSTLEIASLFLFYEFFGIVTNLVGGWLAARIGLNKTMHMGMAMQVIALAMLTVSESWLTVPYVMAAQALSGIAKDLNKMSAKASVKTIVQDDKQSTLFKWVALLTGSKNALKGAGFFLGALLLEQLAFRGSLITLATSLLLVLLLTWWLLPHEMGIAKTKAKFSQVFSNKPAINRLSAARFFLFGSRDVWFVVALPVYLTQVLDWHHTEVGGFMALWVIGYGLVQALAPKLINSSHPGPKSALVWVAILALLPAIIVGGMEQGWSATTTITIGLILFGAVFAINSALHSYLILAYADHDKVAMNVGFYYMANAGGRLAGTVLSGWVYLEKGLQGCLWVSTLFLLAAAVISLTLPKLPTTPQAAPSS; this comes from the coding sequence ATGTCCCCTTCCATTCGCAACTATCTGGTTATCACCGGCGGTTACTGGGCGTTTACCCTGACCGATGGTGCCATCCGTATGTTGGTGGTTTTGCATTTTCATAGCCTGGGTTACAGCACACTGGAGATCGCCAGTCTTTTTTTGTTCTATGAGTTTTTTGGCATTGTCACCAATCTTGTTGGTGGCTGGCTGGCCGCACGTATTGGCTTAAACAAAACCATGCACATGGGTATGGCCATGCAGGTCATCGCACTGGCCATGCTCACTGTCTCAGAAAGCTGGCTGACGGTTCCTTATGTCATGGCTGCCCAAGCACTATCTGGCATTGCCAAAGATCTCAACAAAATGTCAGCCAAGGCCTCTGTTAAAACCATTGTCCAAGATGACAAACAGAGCACTCTGTTTAAGTGGGTTGCTCTGTTAACAGGCTCTAAAAATGCCTTAAAAGGAGCGGGGTTTTTTCTTGGGGCACTGCTGTTGGAACAGTTGGCTTTTCGAGGTAGCTTGATCACCTTGGCAACCAGCTTACTGTTGGTACTCTTGCTGACATGGTGGCTACTGCCACATGAGATGGGCATTGCTAAAACAAAAGCCAAATTTAGCCAAGTATTTTCCAACAAACCGGCCATTAACCGACTTTCTGCCGCCCGCTTTTTTCTGTTTGGCTCTCGAGATGTTTGGTTTGTCGTGGCCCTGCCCGTTTATTTAACCCAGGTTTTGGATTGGCATCATACAGAGGTTGGGGGCTTTATGGCCTTATGGGTCATCGGATATGGCCTGGTACAAGCACTGGCCCCAAAATTGATCAACAGTAGCCACCCTGGGCCAAAGAGTGCCCTGGTTTGGGTTGCCATACTGGCACTGCTACCCGCCATTATTGTAGGAGGCATGGAACAAGGCTGGTCGGCTACCACAACCATCACCATTGGGTTGATCCTATTTGGTGCCGTTTTTGCCATCAACTCTGCCCTACACTCCTACCTGATTTTGGCCTATGCCGACCACGATAAAGTAGCGATGAATGTGGGTTTTTACTATATGGCCAATGCCGGTGGACGGCTGGCTGGCACCGTGCTCTCTGGGTGGGTTTATCTGGAAAAAGGTCTACAGGGGTGTTTGTGGGTATCCACACTGTTCTTACTGGCCGCGGCCGTGATTTCGCTCACACTACCCAAACTACCAACAACACCTCAAGCGGCACCTTCCTCATAA
- a CDS encoding ArsJ-associated glyceraldehyde-3-phosphate dehydrogenase, with protein MSITIGINGFGRMGRLGLRAGWDMPEVKWGHINEISTDATGSAHLLQFDSVHGTWTHTCTAEGQTICIGEQSIPYSQSATIEGADWSGCDLVIEATGKHHKKPESLQAYFEQGVKKVLVAAPTEGALNLVYGINDHLYKADQHHLVTAASCTTNCLAPVVKVLHEKVGIRHGTMTTIHDITNTQTIIDKGHKDLRRARACGNSLIPTSTGSAKAITKIFPELTGKLNGLAVRVPLLNASLTDCVFEMSRDVTEAEINALFKEASESYLKDILGYEERPLVSVDYLNDARSSIIDAPSTMVINGTQLKVLAWYDNEWGYVNRMMELAHKMAQDL; from the coding sequence ATGAGCATTACCATTGGTATCAATGGCTTTGGTCGTATGGGGCGTTTGGGCCTGCGTGCGGGTTGGGATATGCCTGAGGTAAAATGGGGCCATATCAATGAAATCAGTACCGATGCCACAGGCTCAGCACACCTCCTCCAGTTTGACTCCGTACATGGTACATGGACACATACGTGCACAGCAGAGGGTCAGACTATTTGCATTGGGGAACAATCCATCCCCTACAGCCAGTCTGCAACGATTGAAGGCGCGGATTGGTCAGGCTGCGATCTTGTAATCGAAGCGACCGGGAAGCATCATAAAAAACCTGAATCCCTGCAGGCCTATTTTGAGCAAGGGGTCAAAAAAGTATTGGTGGCAGCACCAACAGAAGGTGCGCTCAACCTGGTTTATGGCATTAACGACCATCTGTACAAGGCAGATCAACACCACCTTGTTACCGCGGCCTCTTGTACAACCAACTGCTTGGCACCTGTGGTTAAAGTGCTGCATGAAAAAGTGGGTATTCGTCATGGTACCATGACCACCATCCATGACATTACCAATACACAGACCATCATTGATAAAGGGCATAAGGACCTGCGCCGTGCCCGCGCGTGTGGCAACTCCTTAATCCCCACCAGCACGGGCTCTGCCAAAGCGATCACCAAAATTTTCCCGGAACTCACCGGCAAACTTAATGGCTTGGCCGTTCGTGTTCCGCTCTTAAACGCATCCTTAACCGATTGTGTTTTTGAGATGTCTCGGGATGTCACTGAAGCTGAGATTAACGCCCTGTTTAAAGAGGCCTCGGAGAGCTATCTAAAGGATATCTTAGGCTATGAAGAGCGGCCTTTAGTCTCTGTGGATTATTTGAATGATGCCCGCTCATCCATTATTGATGCCCCTTCCACCATGGTTATCAACGGGACTCAACTTAAGGTTTTGGCTTGGTATGATAACGAGTGGGGCTACGTTAATCGCATGATGGAACTGGCCCATAAAATGGCTCAGGATCTCTAA
- a CDS encoding metalloregulator ArsR/SmtB family transcription factor, translating into MLTPQLFLKSLVDETRFRCLLLLLTEGELCVCELSHAVDAIQPKISRNLALLRQNGVVASRRNGQWIFYSLHPELPRWAVEMLQAAHHGCNGQSLLDQDRSRLGGMDKRPKRPQEIPAFA; encoded by the coding sequence ATGCTAACACCTCAGCTTTTTTTAAAATCACTGGTAGATGAAACCCGTTTCCGCTGCCTGCTTCTGCTCTTGACCGAAGGTGAACTTTGCGTCTGTGAACTTAGCCATGCTGTCGATGCAATCCAGCCTAAGATCTCGCGCAACTTGGCCCTTCTGCGCCAAAATGGCGTAGTCGCCAGTCGCCGCAATGGTCAGTGGATCTTCTACAGCCTGCACCCAGAGCTGCCTCGTTGGGCCGTAGAGATGCTGCAAGCGGCCCACCATGGCTGTAATGGCCAGAGCTTGCTGGATCAAGATCGCAGCCGGCTGGGGGGCATGGATAAACGTCCTAAACGCCCCCAAGAGATTCCTGCTTTTGCCTAA